Proteins co-encoded in one Deltaproteobacteria bacterium genomic window:
- a CDS encoding NAD-dependent epimerase, which yields MVKAYLVTGAAGFIGFHVSQSLLQRGERVIGLDNLNDYYDVSLKEARLRQLEEHPSFVFHRIDLADRGALTELFSRHSIEVVCNMAAQAGVRYSLENPFAYERSNLEGFLNLIHLCKEHKVENFVYASSSSVYGNNKKVPFSIKDNVDQPISLYAATKKANELIAHTYSHLYGLPCTGLRLFTVYGPWGRPDMALFIFTRAILKGEPIEVYNYGKMKRDFTYIDDIVKGIIASLDRPTPYAIYNLGNSRAEDLLYFIECIENALGKKAEKKLLPMQPGDVPETFADIAESKRDLGFEPTVRIEQGINRFVEWYLSYYGSGAPASGEGH from the coding sequence ATGGTGAAAGCATATCTAGTTACAGGGGCTGCCGGATTTATCGGCTTCCACGTCAGCCAGTCTCTGCTGCAGCGGGGGGAGCGAGTTATCGGTCTGGACAATCTCAATGACTACTACGATGTTTCTCTCAAAGAAGCCCGACTGCGGCAGCTAGAGGAACATCCCTCTTTTGTCTTCCATCGAATCGACCTGGCAGACCGGGGTGCCCTGACCGAGCTCTTCTCGCGACACTCTATCGAAGTGGTATGCAACATGGCGGCCCAGGCCGGGGTTCGCTATTCCCTGGAAAACCCCTTTGCCTACGAACGCTCTAACCTTGAGGGCTTTCTCAACCTGATACACCTGTGCAAGGAGCACAAAGTGGAAAACTTCGTCTATGCCTCGTCGTCCTCTGTTTATGGCAATAACAAGAAAGTGCCCTTCAGCATCAAGGACAACGTGGATCAGCCGATTTCACTATATGCTGCTACCAAGAAAGCCAACGAACTGATCGCCCACACTTACAGCCATCTCTACGGGCTGCCCTGCACTGGGCTGCGGTTGTTTACAGTGTACGGTCCCTGGGGGCGGCCGGACATGGCTCTCTTCATCTTCACCAGAGCAATTCTCAAAGGCGAGCCCATTGAGGTCTACAATTACGGCAAGATGAAGCGGGATTTTACCTATATCGACGACATCGTCAAAGGCATCATAGCCAGTCTGGATAGACCGACGCCCTACGCCATTTATAACCTGGGAAATTCTCGGGCCGAAGACCTCCTCTATTTCATCGAGTGCATCGAAAATGCCCTGGGGAAAAAAGCGGAAAAAAAGCTTCTTCCTATGCAGCCTGGAGACGTGCCTGAAACCTTTGCTGACATTGCCGAAAGCAAGCGCGATCTCGGTTTTGAACCCACTGTAAGAATCGAGCAGGGGATCAACCGCTTTGTTGAGTGGTACCTTTCCTATTATGGCAGTGGGGCGCCCGCATCAGGAGAGGGGCACTAG
- a CDS encoding PilZ domain-containing protein: MVESEVKGIREKRRCPRVRSLYLTSYTPKKDNRQLYIVSIGRTLDVSEGGAKVETHRELAEGTEVDLDIAVGEKLISARGEVVYTEKLRNGMFGTGIRFTSMASDDRRSLKG, translated from the coding sequence ATGGTTGAATCAGAGGTGAAAGGCATCAGGGAAAAGAGGAGATGCCCTCGCGTCCGCTCCCTCTATCTCACTTCTTACACTCCCAAAAAAGATAATCGGCAATTGTATATTGTTTCCATAGGGAGAACCCTGGATGTGAGCGAGGGCGGCGCCAAGGTGGAGACGCACAGGGAGCTTGCCGAGGGAACCGAGGTCGATCTCGATATCGCTGTGGGAGAAAAACTTATCTCTGCCCGTGGGGAGGTGGTGTACACCGAGAAGCTGCGGAACGGCATGTTTGGCACCGGCATACGTTTCACTTCCATGGCCTCCGATGACCGGCGCAGTTTAAAAGGGTAA
- the rpsF gene encoding 30S ribosomal protein S6, with the protein MRRYETLFIVAPDCSEEDFSSIGDKFTGIIGSMNGVLIEYKDQGMKKLAYDIRKYGKGHYVLMEYAGLPELVNELERNMRLDDKILKYITVKLADEVDLEEFKAAAPEPEPEKEKVDSTTGTAAAKETAAAAGEEEQEQAGAESDEGAAEEVQEAVASSGSEKAS; encoded by the coding sequence ATGAGACGCTACGAGACCCTTTTTATCGTCGCCCCCGACTGTTCAGAGGAAGACTTCAGCTCTATTGGAGACAAGTTCACTGGCATCATTGGCAGCATGAACGGTGTGCTGATCGAGTACAAGGATCAGGGAATGAAGAAGCTGGCCTATGATATTCGCAAATACGGCAAAGGCCACTACGTGCTCATGGAATATGCCGGCCTGCCGGAGCTAGTTAATGAACTGGAGCGGAACATGCGGCTAGACGACAAGATCCTCAAATATATTACAGTAAAGCTCGCCGATGAAGTGGACCTGGAAGAGTTCAAGGCTGCGGCACCGGAGCCAGAACCGGAAAAAGAAAAAGTTGACAGCACCACCGGGACAGCGGCGGCAAAAGAGACCGCCGCTGCCGCAGGGGAAGAAGAGCAGGAGCAGGCCGGGGCAGAGAGCGATGAAGGTGCAGCTGAGGAAGTGCAAGAGGCTGTGGCCAGTAGCGGCAGTGAGAAAGCATCATAG
- a CDS encoding 30S ribosomal protein S18 translates to MAYRRRRRAFPRRKVCRFCADSSLKIDYKDPRMLKYFITERGKIIPRRISGNCARHQRQVTTAIKRARHIALMPYTTIQPH, encoded by the coding sequence GTGGCTTATAGGAGAAGAAGGCGCGCCTTTCCTCGGCGCAAGGTGTGCCGTTTTTGTGCGGACTCGAGCCTCAAGATTGATTACAAGGATCCCCGCATGTTGAAATACTTTATCACCGAGCGGGGCAAGATCATCCCCCGACGAATTTCAGGCAACTGTGCCCGCCATCAGCGGCAAGTGACGACTGCCATCAAGCGCGCCAGACACATTGCCCTGATGCCGTACACTACGATACAGCCGCACTAG
- a CDS encoding 50S ribosomal protein L9, giving the protein MKVILKEDIPKLGRIGDTVEVAKGYGRNYLIPQGKALLATTRNLKALEHERRLLQRKAEAQRAEAEGVANKISQLTLTLTRKARDDDKLYGSVSFTDLLNALEEHGIALERKQLKLTEPIKMLGEHKVPIKVHDDVTAELTVQVLREE; this is encoded by the coding sequence ATGAAAGTCATCCTCAAAGAGGATATCCCGAAGCTTGGTAGAATTGGTGATACAGTGGAGGTAGCCAAGGGCTACGGGCGCAATTATCTGATTCCACAGGGAAAGGCCCTGTTGGCCACTACCAGGAATTTGAAGGCCCTGGAACACGAACGCCGCTTGCTGCAGCGAAAAGCGGAGGCACAGCGTGCTGAGGCCGAAGGGGTGGCAAACAAGATCAGTCAACTGACCCTCACTCTGACCCGGAAGGCAAGGGATGACGACAAGTTATATGGCTCAGTTTCTTTCACGGATTTGCTCAATGCTCTCGAGGAGCACGGCATAGCCTTGGAGCGCAAACAATTGAAGTTGACTGAACCTATAAAAATGCTGGGCGAGCACAAGGTGCCAATCAAAGTTCACGATGATGTGACAGCCGAACTCACCGTTCAGGTCCTGCGGGAAGAGTAG